ATACCTCatgtgttttttataaaatttaattcactcaGATGGAATTATTTCTTTACGAGTAGGTAAAAAAATGACGAGTATTTCGCTTCTTGAGCTGAAAAATCTTTATGAAGCATCGCGACAGGAGACGAAATCGGGGAAGAGGACCATTATTAGTTAGTGCTGGTGGCAACAGTTGTAATCATTCTGTGAGCGGTGTGCTGTTGTTGACGCTGACGTCGGTCGTGGTCTCTGCGACGCTAGTGGCGCTAATTTCGGACGTGTATTCTGGAGAGAAGCTGGAGATGTCGCAGAGTTCTTGGTGAACATTGAACTGGAATCCGTCTCTTGTGGTCACGTGATCGCTGTGGAACTCCATGGTCAAGGTTGTGTTCAAGAAACTTATATCCACTGTTGGagaaaaagacagaaaattagatactggaattcttttttttacaacgAGAATTgtaagttttacttttaaaaatccagtttttttaatcatgatataacaaacaattataagcaaaaaaataagttGTTCAAAAACTAATAACATTTTCAGAGCAGCACTAAAAGCATACAaggaagaaaaactttaaaactcaagaacgataaaaaaaaaaaacgaaagatttCCTTTCACttcgatatttcttaatttttgatatcattcaaatattataactgaaaaaaaagttcGATTAAAGAAGAAGCaccagaaaaaaaacatttttcacattattaGCTTAGTAAATAGTGAATAATTCAAAcgtcataaatatatgaaataaatatacagcCTTTCACAATTATATCAATCTTTGAATTCATTGGTAAACGATCGACACCGGGAATGTGACGCTTCAAATCCAAATCAAATTCATATATTGTTTCAATCATATTGACCACCTGATCCCCTTCATCTTTAACAGAGTTATGAGAGAAATACAAATCACAAATGGTTGAAGGTATTTTCCGTCGAACACGCAAGGAAAATTCAAATATGAACATGGATTTCACAACAGAAATTTTCAATCAAGTTTTGATAATGATCGAGGATTTGTGCTTAAAAATCACAAACAATGCTCTCAATCAAATCAGAATGTCCTCACAGAATCGATCTACTGCTGCTGCTGCATTCGACATAGAATTTTGCCGTGATCAAAATTACAACATGagtgcttttttttatcataagtgTCATTTTCGTCATTTCTAAACTAATACTTGAGCAAAAAGACTTGTACTATCAAAAAATAGATACTGTCAGTAACGGGATTGGTAAAATCTTGTTCTTGAATGATCTAGAAAGAACtggtaaaaattttgtaattagatTGATTCGGGCAGCAGTTCGATCCTAGAATGACATAGCTGGAATAGCTGCGACATTGCTACAAGGTTAAAGAACTGCTTATTCCTCTTTGAAATTGGCACTGAACATGCAATTCATTGCAATTCAAAAGTGCAACATTTCCAAAGTATTCATAGAAGCAACAATTTTGACAGGACCGTTCGAAGGTAAAGATGTCTTCATTCCCCGTATTCTTATGATTCCAACGGATATACATATCAATTAAAAAGATTGCAATTCGCATTTCGATTGGCGTTTGCAATCGTAATCAAAGAAGCTCAGGAGTTAATCTTTAGAACTGTACAGTATAGATCTAGACACAGATTGCTTCTCACATGGACAACTATATATTACGTGTTCTAGAATTAACAAACAAAGTAAAACATCTCTATATTTGCACAGACAATggaacagcaaaaaatattatatagccACAAGCATTATGATTGCAATTTAAAAGATTGCAATTTCCTTTCAATTGGCGTTTGAAATCCTCATCAACGAAGCTCAGGAGTCAATATTTAGAATTGTGCGGTTTAGATCTAGAGATGGATTGCTTCTCACATGCACAATTATGTGTTGCGCGTTTTAGAATCGGAAAATTCTATACCTGCACAGAAAATGTACCAACAAAACATATAGTATAATCACAACCATTATGAAACTAAGCATATTAGAAACGTATGCtttcacttttctttcttttccatgTAATCAGACTGAGACACCACAAAAAGTGGCGAGTGCAActggttaaaataatattaataataatcattcttTCGTAGTGTAAGCCGAGGAAAGTAAAATTTGATCATCAAGAAGAAtgctttctttccttttccttaaagtttaatttacaaGTTGTGTGtatcagtttataaaaaaaaacatatgcaaaataaatatcaatatttttttttcaaagtgatcTAACTACAGCAGttctttttgaagaattaagaataaaaattcgttCTTGATGGAGATCTTTTGTTCTCatgcttgtaaaatatttgatgcaataaaaatatttaaaactctcttttattcatttacaaaaacactgtaaaaatttttaaattgaaatctgaaggtcaaaacaaacaaaaatcattaaaatgttaagtgTTGATTGCAATAATCAAAGTCAACTGAAATTTTAGCATTTGtagtacattttaattttaaatgacaagAATTTTCTTCcgtatgaaatttattatggcATAATATTCATATTGTCTTAAAAGCAGCGCCACATTTTTGTTGTATCcagatttttttatgcaaaaaaatttgccTCCTagagtttaaatatttgaaatgtctttttttttttttttttttttttttttacttttctattatttttactcTTCAGTTTTTAACTCTAATTGACAAATGATGAAAAACTACAGTAAAAAACTTTTGAGATGCAATTACTGCAATAAGTAAGTaggatatataataatatatttttgaggcgggtttttctttttttgaatttttaaaaattaatcaaatagttaattattagaattttttttgattaacgAATTTAATGATTTCTTAGAAATATGTATCTGAATACATGCTTTAAATACTGATGTAATTTACTTGGAGTTTTGAATCTTTCATAACAGCTAATCTATGCAGCCAATCATCATGCAGCTTTATCAAACGAATTCATAATTATGGATTATGATCCATTTGCGTTATTATGGATCATAATTGTGCAAAATGATCATAATGATGAAAATGATCATAATTGTGCAAAATGATCATAGTGATGAAAATGATCATAATTGTGCAAAATTATCATAATGATGATAATGTTCATAATTGTGCAAAATGATCATTATGATGAAAATGATCATAATCGTGCAAAATTATCATAATGATGGAAATGATCATAATCGTGCAAAATGATCATAATAGTGAAAAAGATTATAATTGTGCAAAATGATCCTAATACTGAAAATGATCGTAATTGTGCAAAATGATCCTAATACTGAAAATGATCGTAATTATGCAAATGAtcataatgatgaaaattatcaTAATTGTGTAAAATGATCATTatgatgaaaatgataataattgtGCAAAATGATCATAATCGTGCAAAATTATCATAATGATGGAAATGATCATAATCGTGCAAAATTATCATAATGATGAAAATGATCATAATTGTGCAAAATGAtcataatgatgaaaataatcataattgTGCAAATGATCAaaagaattataacaaaattccattttaactAACATGAACTAAGAAAATCATTTCGTAAAAGAACTCACGGATTTGTCCTTCAGTCATGACGCCACACAATCTGTCACCACCCACCATCAAGAAATCGGAACCACAGTGAGGATCTTCTTCCACGTCGAATGCAACGACTTTCATGAGAAGCCTGCACACCAAAGGATGGGCTTTTTGGACTGTGTATGTGCAAGTGCGACCATTATCGTAAGGTAGTGGATAGTTGGGGGACGACATCACAAATTCGAGTTGATCGGAAGTGAAATCGCAGGTGGGCAGAGGGCAGTCCTGCTGGACAACTGTCACCATGTAACCGAGACCACGAGTCTCATTGTCCGAGTGGAAGGACATGGTCACTTGATCATCGTCAGCAAAGGATATAGTTCCTGAAAGACAAAAAAAGatcaaagtttttaatatatatatatatatatatataaagtattaaaatcaaggtaataggaaaatcaaagaaaccatgtaaaaattaaaccaaaaaaatataaaaaagaatccggcctgaagactttttcaagggtcaccctcaggcagggattcaaaggaagggattttttctgtaaggaaatgcagacattagtctaataatgattcctcgtgacccgaaaatcccctgaaattaggcctaagagatataaataataagagaaaaaaataattaaatataatttaataaatgggtggagatatattgatgatgcacttttgattaacttcgacaatactaatattgttagtaattgctatccaaaagatttaattctaacagaaacaaataaaaatcaatttgaggctacctttctggatttaaaaatcgaaattgctaatgataaaacaatagttggtatatacgataaaagggatgaattcaactttaaaataacaaaactttgtaacTACCATTcaaatctaaactctaaaattttcaaaaatctaattttctcacaagttaacaggatcaaaagggtttgcaataataaaagttcctatattgaaacatcaaacaacctcattaaaaatttaattaaaaatgaatttcttagaaattactgtaatgtcaattttttaattaaacaaggtatggtttgggattaatcttttggcttaaataaaaatagaactttccttgcatattagatcgctcaatagatggcgctgggagcctacaattttttacctaatttaccgATAGCTtttttaccgttagtgtttttaaaaagcgggaatcacaatcgataacttaaaatttccttgactgcagaTGGTATGTACTTACCTTTtcgtttttcctttagtgctattttatggcattttttgtttttattgttgtttttgttattgtatttttactttgtagtggttattttctgctaatttgttgttttgtattttcctttctgtaaaaatgatatatctcttgggcctaatttcaggggattttcgggtcacgaggaatcattattagactaatatCTGCATTTccttacagaaaaaatccctttctttgaatccctgcctgagggtgacccttgaaaaagtcttcaggcgggattcttttttatatttttttttttggtttaattttttttggtttctttgattttcctattaacttgattttaatacttttgtttcaattcatctgtgttttagaagtagctgcagttgcgctgtctaaatactatgaagttcttttttggttttagtttgaataggtaataaattttagttgcgatttcgaaactgttttgtttcgttttcattttagtttcgttttcaaactattttttaccttagattggttacttatatatatatatatattataaatcgtTAACATGTTTGGTACATAAGTGGTTCTTATTACTTAAAAAGTAACAATCAAATGTTAACAAATGCTTTATGAAAATTTCAGactttttactgaatatattcaCAGCTAAGTTTAGCCAATTACTTCAATActtcgattaattaataaatcggcattcaaaatatcattagaaatgttTGGCAGAAAGCTCGCCGGAACCTTCATTCTGTCAAAGATAAGacgatataaaagaaatttagatgaCAAAATATGTGTTAAACAGCAAGTTTAATCGTGCGCGAAAATCGGCTAAACTCGCTGATTGCCGCTTGACACCCCTGTAGTTCACACTTACTAACTAACTAGATGATATTTTCTCTGTTTTAGTTAGAGATGACAAAAAAAAGGATAATCTAACTAGTTGATTCGAATATTAAGTGAGATTCGCAGGAGTGAATGGTAACTATCGACAGATAATTAATCTCTGTGTCTTGTCTATAGAAACTCATATTAATAGTTTTCAATTCTATTACTTCGCACAAataatctttgaattattttaaaattcgaaaacttGATAAATGATTCTAGTGATTCGTTTCTGcataatttctttcttcattttcaataatttaaaaaaaaatttaacttgataaaaaccagtaataatgttttaaatggtATGATGAAACTCAGACTCATagatcaaaataatgaattaggTGTTTCTCCAGTgttaaaattgagataaaaaagaattgctttcttttgatATTAACTCAATACAAGAAagattttcatttctgcttttgTTTTGTAGCATATACACTTTTTGATTCTcacggaaaatatttttttattgattgattcaatcaaatttatattttgtaatcatatcaaataataaggtgaaattttgaaaaaaaatgcattcaattaatggaataaaaagtttaaaaaaatcgagcAAATGAGATGTTCGCCAAAGATGATTAGTTTTTTGAACTTTtccaattacattaaattattttaattgaatttctttgcTCTATACAACTAAATAAAAACAGCTAAATGTTGCTGGAAAAATTGTaccaatattatatttaaattatgattttataaaaaaaaatataagcctacttgaaatgtaaaaatcaagtgtaaagctaaatgaatcaaatgtatataaaataataatatctttgaaTAATGAATTCAAGAATGGAAAGTTATCTAAAATATCAAagtcattgcaaaaaaaaatatgtttattgatatactttatcatttttaatcaaaagatcacgaaagaaatttcaaagaaaattatttcagagaaaatttcaaatttgtaccAGATATCTGAAAACAATCTATTtcaatagcttta
The window above is part of the Argiope bruennichi chromosome 7, qqArgBrue1.1, whole genome shotgun sequence genome. Proteins encoded here:
- the LOC129975323 gene encoding cubilin homolog, which translates into the protein MCMVTDDVTYDRNANYQVREMVNVTPCSDSPTQRQPRPLDSIDSGIRATPLNRYGESGSPSRAHLRHPETKMALLWTTTLLLVFLAGWCCWASSTDGDPEVTECELTTGRTLTVIKSAGFPARYGSNVDCKYTVRRRSRSVCSVTFLFNVMDLEQSPNCTKDYLLLSGEKMCGSKPIGFSRTISFADDDQVTMSFHSDNETRGLGYMVTVVQQDCPLPTCDFTSDQLEFVMSSPNYPLPYDNGRTCTYTVQKAHPLVCRLLMKVVAFDVEEDPHCGSDFLMVGGDRLCGVMTEGQILDISFLNTTLTMEFHSDHVTTRDGFQFNVHQELCDISSFSPEYTSEISATSVAETTTDVSVNNSTPLTE